The Dehalobacter sp. 12DCB1 genome window below encodes:
- a CDS encoding D-alanyl-D-alanine carboxypeptidase family protein, whose amino-acid sequence MVQLKKRFLGIILSLLTMMLTAGSPLYAQNTRLSGEMTIETSSLSSGKWTLPYVTAHSAVLLDAETGELLYDRDGNAQRPPASTTKIMTAILALELTDQEEIATVSEKAGNVGESSIYLDKGDKIKIGELLEGALLSSGNDACVALAEKTAGSQDEFIRLMNQKAVSLGAYNTNFINPNGLPDPNHYSTAYDLALITRYAMNTSQFAEIVSQKYSVINFEEPRKSQNAKNTNKLLWNYPLADGVKTGTTNAAGKCLVASASKDGRRLICVVLNAPDRFGDAQRLLQWGFDYTGIIEIGKKGDVAGNFAISNTQLPLVLSKDIRLCLEKDTIKSLKMQINLRTEIDYPIKEGDILGHYQIYAGDKLLKEVPLLAQHDGKNPDNLPGRVRIFVDDLLDFFAKKG is encoded by the coding sequence GTGGTACAATTGAAAAAAAGATTCTTGGGCATCATTCTGAGTTTGCTGACCATGATGCTGACAGCAGGCAGTCCTCTATATGCCCAAAATACCAGGTTGTCCGGAGAAATGACGATCGAGACGTCCAGTTTATCAAGCGGAAAATGGACGCTTCCATATGTAACAGCGCATTCGGCAGTGCTGCTTGACGCGGAAACAGGAGAGCTGCTATATGACAGAGACGGAAATGCCCAGCGGCCGCCCGCTAGCACTACCAAGATTATGACCGCAATCCTGGCTCTGGAATTGACAGATCAGGAGGAGATAGCCACGGTCAGTGAGAAAGCTGGCAATGTTGGGGAATCCTCTATTTATCTGGACAAGGGAGACAAGATTAAGATTGGAGAATTACTGGAAGGAGCGCTCTTAAGCTCCGGTAATGATGCGTGTGTCGCGCTTGCTGAAAAGACCGCCGGAAGTCAGGATGAGTTTATCCGGCTAATGAATCAGAAAGCAGTCTCGCTGGGTGCTTATAACACAAATTTTATCAATCCAAACGGTCTGCCCGATCCAAATCATTATTCCACGGCATATGACCTGGCTCTTATCACCAGATATGCGATGAATACCTCTCAATTTGCCGAAATCGTAAGCCAAAAATATTCAGTCATTAACTTTGAGGAGCCCCGTAAGTCTCAAAATGCCAAAAACACCAATAAACTTCTGTGGAATTATCCTTTGGCGGATGGTGTAAAAACGGGAACGACCAATGCAGCAGGGAAATGCCTGGTCGCGTCAGCCAGTAAAGACGGGCGGAGACTGATCTGCGTTGTACTGAATGCACCGGATCGTTTCGGAGATGCCCAAAGACTTCTGCAATGGGGCTTTGATTATACCGGAATCATTGAAATAGGGAAAAAAGGGGACGTTGCAGGCAACTTTGCGATTTCAAATACGCAACTTCCGCTGGTTCTAAGCAAAGATATCCGGCTCTGTCTTGAAAAAGACACGATTAAAAGTCTTAAGATGCAGATAAACTTAAGGACGGAGATTGACTATCCAATTAAAGAAGGAGACATTCTAGGTCATTACCAAATTTATGCAGGGGACAAGCTTCTTAAAGAAGTACCACTCCTGGCACAGCATGATGGGAAAAACCCGGACAATCTTCCCGGAAGAGTCCGAATCTTTGTGGACGATTTACTGGATTTCTTTGCTAAGAAAGGATAA
- a CDS encoding polysaccharide deacetylase family protein, with the protein MSFFPLTKIKFKAITLFVVFIGLTLMQTRVVGVDNPNLPVLVDQVQTDQKMIALTINVDWGEEYIPEILDILNRYQAKATFFVTGKWAAKHPELIQQIAAKGHLLGNHSYSHPHPDNLTVVQNKEELSKTENIIKEATGCKTIYYAPPYGEKGKNGLQAADELGYTTILWTLDTIDWKLESTPELIAQRILDPKIRYGVKPEKKGAIVLMHPKENTVKALPDILAGLKNEGFSFVTIEKLITTGLTGNTTP; encoded by the coding sequence ATGTCATTTTTTCCTCTGACGAAGATTAAATTCAAAGCAATTACCCTGTTCGTTGTTTTTATCGGTCTAACCCTGATGCAAACCCGAGTCGTCGGAGTCGACAACCCTAATTTGCCCGTTCTGGTTGATCAGGTCCAGACGGACCAAAAGATGATTGCGCTTACCATTAATGTCGACTGGGGAGAAGAGTATATCCCGGAAATACTGGATATTCTCAACCGCTATCAGGCCAAGGCAACGTTTTTTGTGACGGGTAAATGGGCAGCCAAGCATCCCGAACTTATTCAGCAGATTGCAGCAAAAGGACATTTGCTTGGCAATCACAGCTATTCCCATCCGCATCCAGACAATCTGACTGTGGTTCAAAATAAAGAAGAGTTAAGCAAGACGGAAAATATAATTAAAGAAGCGACCGGGTGCAAAACAATATACTATGCTCCTCCATATGGGGAAAAAGGGAAAAACGGACTTCAGGCAGCAGATGAGCTGGGTTATACGACCATCCTCTGGACGCTGGACACGATTGACTGGAAGCTGGAGAGCACGCCGGAACTGATAGCCCAGAGAATTTTGGATCCTAAAATACGATATGGCGTAAAACCGGAGAAAAAAGGTGCTATTGTCCTGATGCATCCAAAGGAGAATACCGTCAAGGCGTTGCCCGATATCTTAGCCGGTTTAAAAAATGAAGGTTTTAGTTTCGTAACGATAGAAAAATTAATAACAACTGGATTAACAGGAAATACTACTCCTTGA